Below is a genomic region from Ziziphus jujuba cultivar Dongzao chromosome 7, ASM3175591v1.
ataatatatatttaaagcgccataaaattatactatcaatccaaatataatttgtcgaaaacaaataaataaataaataaataaatagtatagatatctaaaattaatataacatacaCTATTTACTCGTTTGTGCTTTTgctttttatcccaaaaaagtTCATCCAAAAAGTATTGAtttctgaagaaaaaaaaaaaaaaacattattctaTCCATTCCAACCGTTCACTTTTTCCtaattattaaaacaattaaaaaaatattgagattaccaaaaaatagaaatttaacaacaaaataagAATTGACATATGGGAGTCCAACCAAGTGGATGGTGGTAGGCCTAAACACAGGTTGGATAATAATCTACCCAATCAAGTCGGGTTAATCGGATTTCCATTCAATTTAACCCAATAATTCATAACAATCCAATTCAGTCCAATCCAATAATAATCTAGTTGAGTTGGATTGGATGGTCGGGTTGGATCTCAAGTTAGGCCTATAAGAAGTAAGGCTTTCACTTTTGTTTATCTGACTATTCGGTCCAATACCAACAAAATTTGAAAGCTCaatattcaacttttttttttttttgtttttttctggttttgttttgtgtttatttaaaagaattcctacaaattaaaacaagtattagaaaaaaaaaaaaaaagaaattggttagagaaggggaaaaaaaaaatttgtgagaaagaaaaaatttttcCATGGCAAGATTAATCCTTCAAGCAAGATcctaaaaaggggaaaaaaaaaaaaaatcccacaaTTTTTAAGATCCAAGAAGAGAAATTTATAAtctcttatttttgtttaagatcctccattttttttaaagcaaaaagaagagaaaaaattctatctttttttaaaaatagaagaagagaaatcttgcttttttttttttttttttttttttttggttcaagaTCGGACTAGGTGCTCAAACAAGAATAAACAAGGAGAAgtcaacaaaggaaaaaaacaaaacttaagtACGAACCAGTTGGGGCTTGCCAATTAGTAGTTAAGCAAACTCAGATTCTGCCTCCAGACTTTTTGGTGAAAGCTTTGGAGACCACCTGTGGCTTGCGGTGATGTCGATAATGAGACTAAGATAAATGGTTGGCGATGAGACAGAATAAGATAGTTGAAACAGAGAGAACAAGAAGGAGAACCAATTTTAGGGCAAAATAGATTGGGGATTTTTAATTTCACGTGTtttattaacaataattaatgATGCATGGATCGAGTTAgattatattagatttttaatttataacctAATATCCAACCCGATGAACTCGGGttgaaaaaaacaacccacagcCCCTCCGAATGAAATTGGTTTCTTTTATTATTGGATTGGACGAGTCGTATCAGTCGGGTTTTATGGATTGGTAGGTTTAATGAACTAGATGGTGGGATCCATttatagtttctttttcttgtttgaaCATATCACAACTGGAATTCATTTACATATCCTTTTTTACTTTGTAACTgcaaaacatacaaaatacaGTGAAAAAACTCTTTAACTTTGGGTCCACATGAGGCATAATCAGATGTCAAGTTACAAATATAGGCCTTTTAAGTTTCACGGTATTTTTTTGGTGTCACACAAGGAGTAGAGAATCATGTTGGCAGGTGGCAATAGACACAcaaattttttcttatataaaatttgCAAAACCCGATGGGCATTTGGGTACTTTAATTGGCCTGaaaatttgtaataataatgagcatttcattttttatacatAGCTATAAATGTATACATGACAATTCTATGATGTGAACGTTTGCATCTTTTTTGTCTACATGCATCTTTTTTATCATGTAGACGTTCACAAAAatgattgtttttgaaaaaattgtcgTTTTTATGTAATAGTATTGAcgacaattttttcaaaaccatCATCTTTGAAGACActtgcaaaataaaaagatgcgGACGTCCACATCATAGAAaaagcctatatatatatatatatccatatatgtgtagatacatttatatatatacacatataataaaatgtcaaaaatcCAAATCTCCCATTCGATATTCCCAAATTTCCAATCCACAaatctaaaaggaaaaaaaaaaaaaaaatcagtgtttgaatttttatcatCACCATTGCTAGATCTAAAACCGAAAGCTACCATAAAAAGAAGATTAGCTACATAAATCATTTGGCTCTGAAACCTAATCGAACCGTGAAGTTAAAAGGAATAGGAAGAAGCAAGTGAAGAACAAGTTTGAAGAAGCAGAGGATTACCTTAAAATCCAATGAACTGTTTTAAAGGGGAAGAAGTAGGAAGGATCTTTGTATTTTCAGATAGAAAAAATCAGTGTTCTGGAATGGaatgagaggagagagaaaggctAAAATGCTCACTCAGCATGTCTGGTAGACTCTCCACAAGTAAAAGGTTATCTTGACAGCCTCTATTTTCTTCTATGCCACATCAGCTTAACAAAACTCTTACACAATACCATTGCAAatagttttttttcaaaaaattgtccATTTACCTAATATggtaaatttttttggcaatagaTAAGCCATTGGAGATACTTTTAACAATTCTAAGAGCATTTCCAATAGTGAatatagaattaaaaattatcattatttaaatttagatagtATAAATATAcactcaattttaaaattattctccaatgatgatatatagaaaattatttatgattgttaattaattgcatataatttattaagttttcctttttgaaaaaattaacttttttaagaaatttacgTTTAAGGAACTTCACAATGTTTTATAGAGCCTCTAAAAGTATAAAGTCATCTTGACATCAGCTTAACAAGGTAACTAGACCAACCCattagaaaagtttttttttaaatgttagtaTATTTTCCTGATATGGTAAAAAATCTAGTAATAAATAAAGTTATTGAAAATGTTCCAAGTTTTTAGAAAGAaatagcttttgtttttttaaatgaatgaataagtaatctaataaataaacatttatgaACTTTAAAATATACCAAACATAGTATTAgttaatcttataaaataacaattatagttttatatttattgcaCATACTAAATATGTCTTAGCCTTTGGAAAGTGAAACCACCCATTCAGCCAAGTCCAAACCATACTCAATTTTGTctttgattaataaataattagtgtGGCAATTTGCTGGACAAAATTTTGTACATTAAAGAACTTAATAGatgaaattaattatgatattaaaaaagaacaataaaaaaaaggcaagcaatatatattgaaactttaatgaatgatatcatttttttagaaatatgggatttttttttcatcataaaacaaaatataatttctttaaaaacaaaattgcatTACGGAAAATTTAAAGATAACttataatagataaaaaaaaagaaaaagaaaaaagaagaaggtatatttgaaaacgaaatataatattagtatAAAGATATTAAAAGATAAAGTATAATCAATCATAGAATAACTTTTTTGTCTGTCCCAAAAAAATCATAGAGTAAGTTTTTGGTTCTGTTTTTTCATAACCGAATTTGCACTTGCTCATATGATTTGCATTATCGATTGTAACTTTGCTATGAATTTTCTTGCTTAacgttgctttttttttttttttttaaatacttttgcaagttatttttattaaatttaatataatttgccAAGGAATTGATGGCTTCCTACGTGTATCAAAGTTTATTGTAAatgtttttaaacaaaaatgttGATGATTAAATTGGAAATTTGAACCAAAATTAAGGCGCGAGTTGTATAATTAACCTAaagcaaattatatattttatttcaaattgtaattaataaaatttagatttttaattaatacattttATATACTTAAGAATTTATTCTAAAATGTATATTCCAACTTTAGTGTttctaatataaataatgatttatgattaaattgaaatttgaaccaaTCAAGATGGATAATTAAATTATACCAAAATTTAAGAGGCAGGGACAAACAagagctaaaaaaaaattagaccatTTCGCAGTTTATACGTGTCATCCCAGCGTACGGTTCCAATTTTATTAGTTGTGCACGAAAGGACAATAAGTAACagtaattttaaatattgcAAGCTCAATGAAAAATTGTTGAATATTGTAAAGACTAAGTGCTGGACTCTTCTACGATTTTCCGCATGAGAgaaaactattaaatatatatacaaccatCTAAGGTTGGAGAACGTGTTCACCAAACCTCTCACCATAgcaattagatatatatatatatatatatattaatttgaactCATTATCATGGTTCAAAGAAACCACATTTTTGCCAATGGAGTTATCCCTATAaatgatttaataataattttatcataaggATTAACAttgatccccaaaaaaaataaaaaagggatgaaattaaaatttataacaaaattgaGACTTGAGACTAAAGTAGTGCTGGGTGTGCTAAGAAATTTAACATAATGTGACAAGATAACATATTATTACTTTATTagttgaaaattaatataactcaaatataaataaatgattcattaaaagataaagataattaaatataaatcaataaaatagtaACACTTCAATCAATATAGATATTTTGGTAACTTTAGCCTTTTTTATTGAGAAAACTAAAGCCACCAATTActcttataaaaattgaaagtttgaATTTCTCCATTTCTCCACaccatatcaatatatatatatatataaaatattttaaaaactgcttattaatttattatttttttatattggggGGAAAATACTTATTAGTTAATAAATGGAATTTATTGATATGGGTCCACGTGTCTTTTGTTCCCAACTTTGTTAGCACAATTTGAAAATCAAGgggaaaattaatttaatttttagataCTCAAATTAGAAGCAAAGTACGTAATGATGTTGATTTGAAGGAGTTTGAACTTTGAAAGCAACCTAGGTGGAAGCGAGTCATTAATTGGATTAGTAAATTTATGCATAGTTACAAGTCATACACTCAAAATcctgaaatataaatataaatttgtggaTAACATCAAGATTTTAGTCTAAATGATTTAATGATatgctaaaatatttttaaagaaaataaacctaataaattgcaacaaatattttttaaagcaaaaataaataatcatataaattgcagcttttaaattttaaccgatttaaaaaattaaaaaaaaaattatggtaaaaACTATTATATCAACGTTAGAAACCTGATTTCATATATCATTTGAACTTGCAATAAATATCttctattaattatatatagaaacGCCTCAATATGATGAGTATGGAAAAACAAAGAGGCACCACTAggggtaaaataataataataatagtaagaataataattaatgtttttttaaaaaggacTACTTTTTAAATGAAACCTCTATGAAAGTAacctcataaaataaaattatgcacttttaaaattaatggatttcTCACCTGGCAATGTCTTAATATAGTAATACCAATAATTATATAgaagtataataataaaatatgatccaTTAGCCGGCaaagttattaaattattggagaccAGCTCTAAAATGGGTAGGCATGGTAGCTTACCTAGCAATGACCAAATAATGGAAATCTGATTGAGAATGAGAATTGAACATATTCAATATCCCctgtattcatatatatatatatatatattgtattatataaatatatgacaaTTATCTCATACTTTAATTGATATTGGTGGAAGTAAGAGGAATTGATGTAATAGctataacatatataaaatagatTTTGCAAGTTAGCCACATGAAGACATGTGAGAAAATAGCTTAATGTACCATTATTATACATAATTTAATGTGAGAAAATACTTTAAACATCTTAAGCTATCAATTAGTTTTGAAGCCTCCTCAACTTAATAACAGGGTATGACAAATTAAACCCCACTATTAATTAACTggtcccaaaaaaaacaaaaaaacaaaaaactcctcaccaattaaataatttaattaacatttatagggcaaaaaaaaaaatcatatcttattgtattatcttttaaaaaaaattaataatgctaaatataccaaataaatctattaaaatatataacatttatatataacatttgtATGTGTTGATATATGAATGGCTTATATTTAGTTACACCTATATCTTTTAagcatttatttatctataattagattatattaatatgttaaatttACACATCACTTTGATATATATCTTAGTAGAATTATTTGGAAACTAtagcattatttaaaaaaataataaaaaagagcaATGTTAGTATGTTAGAGGCAAAATACTTCATCAAAAGCGAGGGGAAATTgttgtttaaaataaataaataaaaactctatttacCCACTTGTTTAGGAAAAGATGTGGCAAAATCATAAAAGCTATAATTGCCAAAacattcatcaattaaataccacatgttatttgttaaatatttagataCTTGCAACactataataaaaattgatataaacataacaaaacgggtaaataaatattaaatggataAATCTATTTACCAACTTATTTCTAAAACAATctggcaaaataaaaataaaaaaattgatacaagCATACATAcggttaaataaatttttaaatggataaCTTCATTTACTAACTCATTTGGGAAAAAACTGTGGCAAAAtcttagttttattatttaagtttaaaaattgatatgtAAATCTTTGAGTGAATAAGatctttgataatatatatatatatatatatgtgtatagatagCTAgacagatagatagatagatagatagataataaATGTCGTGTCCAAGACGCTATAAAACATAAGCTTATTGACACTACTGACTAAATCTTAACCAATTTCCCAGCGTCGCAtgtttataaaataatgatgtattTTGAACAATAACAATATCATTTTAGATGACAATGATTTTGAGGACAGTTCCAATGGCTATTTCCAcccaaaacacacaaaaaaaaaaaaaaaaaaaaaaaaaaaaaaagcggggAAAAACTGTCCCAATGGCGCTGAACTGACTAGTAATGAAAACAAAGCTCAATATGAGAAATgataagaaagagaaagaaagaaaacaaaaggaaaaaaaaaaaagtttgtttgacatatattatgtataaaaaaattagaaaataataaaagctAATCATTtcaatcttaaaaataattttaaaagtatattatactgtttttttaaattttttttttattacaatcggatatttttgtatttatatttttataattttataaaaataattagttgtaattaaaaaaaatttcaaaaatatacaatgtaatatattctaattttaaaatatctaacaaacaaaaattagacctcctttcaaatataaaatgtgatgtgatttttaattttcatgaaacatatcaaaatggggaaaaaaaaattgctttgggCTATTGATTcagatttcattttttttttttttttttgggtaaatgagtTAACTTTCACTTGATCCTCGTTAAATTACATGgttataaaatttctaaaaataattatctttatggATCTTCCATTAATTTCTTAagcttattaattttgaaattttagaacccttatatgtttatatatatatatatcctataatgctacatatattaaaatatttatcaaatttatttattaaataattcgTATTAATATGTTATTGGTTagcatattcatataatataaatataattaatgaacctttgtataaaaaatataaaaaaataaaccaattataTATTACCTCGTTATCAATTATGTTTTTTAATCAACAAATTTAGTGAATATATTAGTGAATCTAGgattattaatatcattatatcttcatcttcttaacaataatattcttttttctagAATGGAACCCAGCTAACATTTAattatatgcatctataaaagaatttcaatcttttttttaatatgatttgtAATTGAAACTCTGTACTTTCTATTTATGTAGTTTCTACATAATCATCACTAgccaatattaatatttaagaacTCGCTTTTCTGCTGAGTAGAATCGATGCTGTTTTGTCTTAGGCGATTGATATCTTTTGCTTGGATGCGTCCTTAACTTCACATATATTCGGACAGTTTTAAGCTTTTTtacaacaaatatattttattttattcttcattcatatatatatatatatatatacatattaaaatgaatacctattaatatatattccaCTGTATATTTGACCCCGAAACCTTCCACTTTAATTTGTCAAATTAAACTCTAAGCTAAATAATTTGGTCTTTGTTTAGCATACAACACGTATTCAGGCATGCATGTGATTTTAAACTGAATTAGGAAAACCTAACAAGGAAaccataataatatataaattgaaagactagacatatagatatatattaatttgtcaaGGGGACAGCAAGTCTTTATATGGTTTAAATTATACAAAACGGTGGAATAGGTATAGACACTTGCTATAGGAAAGCCATTTGTCGCAAGCCTGTTCATTTGGtcctttattaaaatatatgcaATTGATACAATATTTGTGTATTTCTTTGATTAGGTTCTAATAGTAGAGGGTGAATCTAATGTGTTTTGAAGTGGGAAAAAGATCCGTTGAACTGAATGACCAAGCAAatcacaatataatttataaacaaatCGAAAGGGACAGGTAAAATAGCATGCAGTAAATTATGTATAggaaattgattgtttaaaatCATACAAATTCAGGTTATTATGTGTCGAAAATATGAGCTCCATTAGGGACATTTTCTACTTGGTGGTCATAGTTCAATGGTTTCTATGGATTGACAAATTTCTGTGCATTTGctacaaaataaattgaaacaaaTTTGCATTAAAGTAGGAGAAAAactaaaggttttttttttttttttgtcactaaTAATAAATACCCGGCCTGttaattatatgatattttatgcAATTAGTACTTAGTATGTATTATAATAGTCCTCATAGGAACAAATCCATTTAACAAACCATTATTTCCTTCTTACAAAGATCTTAGGTCCGAATTTCCATACCCTTGATATAAAAATGTGTTATGATGAAAATAGTTCTCataaaactatttttcattttataatataacaGAATAATCggataaatcatataaattatttaaaactaaaaataaaattagtggTATAGCAATCCTAAATATTTATCAGGTACAAAACAAGACTATAATTTTTACTATTCAAATCAGGAAATAGGATTGTTGAATCAATATCATTTAAACAACCACATTAACATGATTGGTTTACAAATAGTATAATATTGGTAGAGGTACTAAGctataagaaattaatttaaaagagtTTAATTCGAGTGGATCTATAGCTCCATCCATATTTGAGAAGATTGGCATACGGATGAAGGTGTTAAAAAACATGGATGTGATAGAGAGAATCTTGGGGacaaaaagaaacacaaaagaGATCAAAGTGAAGGCATATATGTTAGTGCATCCTCTCCTTTAACTATCCCTTTTTTATGTCGTATAAAGATACCATGTCCATTGGTAAGGGTTGAAGTCCAAAACTATACTTATCAAAAATCCTCAAATGTAAATCACTAGCTATCTATATAGCTCTtttagcaacaaaaataaaggcTATCTATatagctctctctttctctatccaaAAATATCTACATGAAGACAGAAGCATCATATCATTTGGTAGCTTCCATTGAGTGTCCAAATCTTTTAATATTCAGGAACTTTTAAATCTTCACACCTATATATTTATAGGGCATACctaagaaaatattaataaaatatattctcttaaatatacataaaacGATTAAAAAAATCGATATCATTTGATTTTagctaaaatataataatgattgAAAATCATACTAATTCTTCATTATAGTAGCTTTTATGGACCTTATtagagttaaaaaaataatatgcaaaactcttataaaaatatgaaaaaatatgcaAGGTGATTTTCATAtgtataaaaacaaagaaaaacaaaaacttagaAAGCGAGGTTCCCTAATTTCTATGTCCCTAACAACTCCATCTCTTTGGTCCCATATGGAAATTCCATGACACAAAAGGTCACCAAATTTTAATTCATAAACTTACTCTAATTTATCTCCCTTTTTCATATTCAAAATATGCccacatataaatttttatttttcttttcttttcttttcttttccctctcaAAGATTCCACACTTCCCACACCATCCCTTGCAAATTGTTCTAaataaatgagagagagagagagagagagagagagagagagagagagagagagagagagagagagagagagtttcttttcttttcttttcttttctgtccACATCAAACCGCCTtcccactttttttttcccttttttattttttcaattttttaatttcctttccttcttttaTTTCCCCTACTTAAATACCCAAAACTCCCTCTCCTTAAGATTccgcaaaaaaaataaaaataaaaacaaaaaataaaaacacctaCACTTTCTCACATACTCTGTTTTTCCCTCTGTTTTTCTCTCCATTTTCCATGACCGgaaaaagaaaccaaacaaGCCCTGTAGGGAGCCCTCTATCCGGGAACATCTCGGACAGTTCTTCCAAAGAGCATGACCGATTCCTCCCAATAGCCAACGTTAGCCGAATCATGAAGAAATCACTCCCtgcaaatgcaaaaatatcCAAAGAAGCCAAAGAGACTGTCCAAGAATGTGTTTCAGAGTTTATAAGCTTCATCACAGGTGAAGCATCGGACAAGTGTCAAAGGGAGAAGAGGAAGACAATCAACGGTGATGATCTCCTGTGGGCCATGACGACACTTGGGTTTGAGAATTATGTGAGTCCCTTGAAGGTTTATCTCAACAAGTACAGAGAAATAGAGGGAGAGAAAAACTCCATGGCTAGACAAGAAGACCATCATCCCCACAGCTCTCCTACAAATAGTCATGCGACAAATGAGAATAttgttcatcatcatcatcaaaacaGCAAACTTGGTGCTAATTCTTTATCAAACAGGGTTGATTTTCAAGGTTTGAATGGCGGGTTTTATTCGCTTGGATCTCAAATGACTCAGAAAGGAGGATATGAAGAAAGTGGAAGCAGACTAGTCAGCTATGGAGATGATTTCATGAACACTGCTAGTGCTGCTGCTGCTGGTGCTTATAATACGATGAATGGGGTTTATGAGAATGGAGATGCTGCAGGCAATGCAAACAGAGCCATGGCAGCTCAGCTTCATCATGGGATTGGATGGTAGagatatttggaaaattaaattagtcggtttctaatatatttaaagctttgattttaatattatctcTTTATTGTATGAATCTCACttgacatacatatatatatatatatatagttggaaAAGCTACAGCTAAAAAGTTCATGAGCAGAAGAAATTAGCTCTGGAGCAAATTCCAAGAATTTAATGTTTCCTTTAGTTAATTTGCAAATGTAAAGCTAATTTTATTCACTTGTTTGAACAATTGGCTTTTACAGAGAATTCTGG
It encodes:
- the LOC107425484 gene encoding nuclear transcription factor Y subunit B-8; the protein is MTGKRNQTSPVGSPLSGNISDSSSKEHDRFLPIANVSRIMKKSLPANAKISKEAKETVQECVSEFISFITGEASDKCQREKRKTINGDDLLWAMTTLGFENYVSPLKVYLNKYREIEGEKNSMARQEDHHPHSSPTNSHATNENIVHHHHQNSKLGANSLSNRVDFQGLNGGFYSLGSQMTQKGGYEESGSRLVSYGDDFMNTASAAAAGAYNTMNGVYENGDAAGNANRAMAAQLHHGIGW